From a single Dehalococcoidia bacterium genomic region:
- a CDS encoding ABC transporter permease, protein MTAEEREYIASQWTLVWRRFLRHRLAVAATIGIALFYLIAVFCEFFAIHDPYAQNAQRAFVPPQRIHFFDGLKPTWPYANGLLRERNPVTLKPEYAPDESKRFRVKLFARGHEYELFGIFDTNIHLLGLDTDEDPIPMYLFGSDRLGRDVFSRLMYATRISMSIGLIGVALSLFLGVLLGGISGYRGGIADMSIQRFIEFIRSIPTIPLWLGLAAAVPQEWTQIQIYFAITIIISLLGWTTLAREVRGRFLALRSEDFVMAARLYGTSELRIIFRHMIPSFMSHIIATTTLAVPAIIIAETALSFLGLGLRPPTISWGTLLFEAQNLNAISNAPWLMVPAPFVLLAILAFNFMGDGLRDAADPYSGQ, encoded by the coding sequence ATTACCGCAGAAGAGCGGGAGTATATTGCCTCTCAGTGGACTCTCGTTTGGAGACGGTTTCTGAGGCACCGTTTAGCGGTCGCCGCAACAATAGGAATAGCTCTCTTCTATCTAATCGCAGTCTTCTGCGAGTTCTTTGCCATTCACGATCCGTATGCTCAGAATGCGCAGCGTGCATTCGTCCCGCCTCAGAGGATTCACTTCTTCGACGGTTTGAAGCCGACCTGGCCTTACGCGAACGGACTCCTCAGAGAACGCAATCCCGTCACACTAAAGCCAGAGTACGCACCTGACGAGTCCAAGAGGTTCAGGGTCAAGTTATTTGCACGTGGGCACGAATACGAGCTCTTCGGCATATTCGATACAAACATACACCTGTTGGGACTGGACACTGACGAAGATCCGATACCAATGTACCTGTTTGGCAGCGACAGGCTGGGCAGGGACGTGTTCTCTCGACTGATGTACGCAACACGCATATCCATGTCCATCGGCCTGATTGGAGTGGCTCTGAGCTTATTCCTTGGGGTACTCCTCGGCGGAATCTCAGGATATCGGGGTGGCATCGCGGACATGTCCATCCAGCGTTTCATCGAGTTCATTCGATCGATTCCGACGATTCCACTATGGCTGGGGCTGGCCGCAGCCGTACCTCAGGAGTGGACCCAGATCCAGATCTACTTCGCCATTACCATCATTATCTCGCTGCTGGGATGGACAACGCTTGCTCGCGAGGTCAGGGGCAGATTCCTTGCTCTTAGGTCTGAGGACTTCGTAATGGCGGCTCGCCTGTACGGCACCTCGGAGCTCCGAATAATCTTCCGGCACATGATCCCTTCATTCATGAGTCACATCATCGCAACGACAACCCTGGCGGTGCCGGCCATAATCATTGCCGAGACTGCGCTGAGCTTCTTGGGGCTGGGCCTCAGGCCGCCCACGATCAGTTGGGGGACTCTGTTATTCGAGGCGCAGAACCTCAACGCCATATCAAATGCGCCGTGGCTAATGGTCCCTGCCCCGTTCGTGCTGCTGGCAATACTGGCGTTCAACTTCATGGGTGACGGCCTGCGAGACGCAGCCGACCCGTATTCCGGCCAATAG
- a CDS encoding ABC transporter permease, giving the protein MTQFLLRRFGIIIPMMFLMSIVAFGIIQAPPGDYLQTYIAELVAGGDQIDMAEVENLRRQYGLDSPVYVQYVKWVGNLLQGNLGFSLEYQRPVNELIGERLALTLLLGLFTIVFTWTLAIPIGIISAVKQYSIIDYFFTFLSYFGVGTPNFLLALVIMWFVWAWFGLKITSLFSPEYHDAAWSVAKFIDLLKHIWVPMIILGTDGTARFTRIIRANLLDELSKPYVETARAKGLPEWKVILKYPTRIAINPFISTMGWQLPQLFSGSLIVATVLSLPTIGPLLLSSLIAQDMFLAGSIILILTLLTILGTLISDIILAAVDPRIRMEG; this is encoded by the coding sequence ATGACTCAGTTCCTGTTAAGGCGCTTTGGCATCATCATCCCGATGATGTTCCTCATGTCGATCGTGGCGTTTGGGATAATTCAGGCCCCGCCCGGGGACTACCTCCAGACATACATTGCCGAGCTTGTTGCCGGAGGCGACCAGATCGACATGGCCGAGGTTGAAAACCTGCGGCGTCAATACGGCCTGGACAGCCCGGTCTATGTTCAGTACGTGAAGTGGGTGGGGAATCTACTCCAGGGAAATCTAGGATTCTCACTCGAATACCAGCGGCCGGTTAACGAGCTGATTGGGGAGCGGCTGGCCCTGACACTCCTCCTAGGACTGTTCACAATTGTGTTTACCTGGACGCTGGCTATTCCCATTGGGATTATCTCAGCGGTCAAGCAGTATTCGATTATCGACTATTTCTTTACCTTCCTATCGTATTTCGGTGTGGGCACGCCCAACTTCCTTCTCGCCCTGGTAATCATGTGGTTTGTGTGGGCCTGGTTCGGACTGAAGATAACCAGCCTGTTTTCACCCGAGTATCACGATGCCGCGTGGAGCGTAGCGAAGTTCATCGACCTTCTGAAACACATTTGGGTGCCGATGATTATTCTCGGAACGGACGGCACAGCTAGATTCACACGCATCATCCGGGCGAATCTGCTCGACGAGCTAAGCAAGCCCTACGTGGAGACGGCGAGAGCCAAGGGCCTTCCCGAGTGGAAGGTGATCCTCAAGTATCCAACACGCATCGCAATCAACCCGTTTATCAGCACCATGGGCTGGCAGCTGCCTCAGCTCTTTTCAGGGAGCCTGATTGTGGCGACGGTGCTGAGCCTTCCGACGATCGGGCCGTTGCTGTTGTCATCGCTGATCGCTCAGGACATGTTCCTCGCCGGATCGATCATCCTGATCCTGACATTATTGACGATTCTTGGAACTCTGATCTCTGACATCATTCTTGCTGCGGTTGATCCACGCATCAGGATGGAAGGGTAA
- a CDS encoding MFS transporter gives MTQVRTQRSRYLAFSAILFGLFTVVADHGSIIIALPSIANHFESDLPTTQWVSIGYVLAISITLLPMGRLADLVGRKPVYVTGFIVFAITGVMAGFAPSILTLIAVSTLHGLGAGMTQGTAMAMVVATFPQSERGKVLGIYMGVVGAGSVFGPAAAGMVIGALGWPWAFFGVSVLGLISMVLTIAFVESGRPSHEEARPFRFDWVGAALVAGTLIAFLQAMTWAPDLGYGSAYIILALAAAASLGAGFVAWELRSSHPLLDLRLFGNRIFRVGVVSSFIHFIGTTSAWFLMPFYLQVVLRYTPGEVGLMTAISYVAMMIVGPISGRLSDRLGRRLFTVGGLLFTTAGILTLSTLKSDSHVAIAIAGMIMQSVGIGAFNPPNNGAILGAVANEEHAVISGFLNLVRNSASVTSVAIATAVVTITMGTMGYPPSLAAVSAEGSAGLLDAFVTGLRYAYWLMAAMLIVGVVFTFAGTSPDFGLRRGKRPLAVRRSD, from the coding sequence ATGACCCAAGTCCGCACCCAACGCAGCCGATACCTCGCCTTCTCTGCGATTCTCTTTGGGCTGTTCACGGTCGTCGCAGACCATGGGAGCATTATCATCGCGCTCCCATCCATCGCCAACCACTTCGAGAGTGACCTGCCCACCACTCAGTGGGTATCTATCGGATATGTGCTGGCGATCAGTATCACGCTTCTGCCAATGGGCAGACTGGCGGACCTCGTGGGTCGTAAGCCTGTCTATGTCACCGGATTCATCGTCTTTGCGATCACCGGGGTCATGGCCGGATTCGCACCGTCGATTCTCACTCTCATAGCGGTCAGCACACTTCACGGCCTGGGTGCGGGCATGACTCAGGGCACGGCGATGGCCATGGTGGTTGCCACCTTTCCGCAGTCTGAGCGAGGCAAGGTGCTGGGAATCTACATGGGAGTGGTTGGAGCTGGAAGCGTCTTTGGTCCCGCCGCAGCCGGGATGGTGATCGGCGCGCTGGGATGGCCGTGGGCATTCTTCGGCGTGTCGGTGCTAGGCCTGATCTCTATGGTCTTGACGATCGCATTTGTGGAATCCGGCAGGCCTTCGCACGAGGAGGCACGTCCGTTCAGATTCGACTGGGTTGGCGCGGCACTGGTGGCTGGCACCCTGATCGCGTTCCTTCAGGCGATGACGTGGGCGCCCGACCTCGGCTATGGCAGCGCCTACATCATTCTGGCATTGGCTGCCGCCGCCTCTCTTGGCGCCGGGTTTGTGGCATGGGAGCTCAGATCGTCGCATCCACTGCTGGACCTGCGACTGTTCGGCAATCGTATCTTCAGGGTTGGGGTCGTATCGTCGTTCATCCACTTCATCGGCACCACCTCTGCGTGGTTCCTGATGCCGTTTTACCTCCAGGTCGTGCTGCGTTACACCCCTGGCGAGGTCGGACTCATGACCGCGATCAGCTACGTCGCCATGATGATAGTGGGACCGATCTCCGGACGCCTCTCGGATAGGCTTGGCCGAAGGCTCTTCACAGTAGGCGGCCTGCTCTTCACGACCGCGGGCATTCTGACTCTGTCCACTCTGAAGTCTGACTCCCACGTGGCAATCGCGATAGCCGGAATGATCATGCAGAGCGTCGGGATCGGGGCGTTCAATCCACCAAACAACGGCGCCATTCTGGGTGCCGTGGCGAACGAAGAGCACGCCGTCATATCCGGGTTCCTGAACCTGGTGCGAAACTCCGCGAGTGTTACCAGTGTGGCAATCGCTACGGCGGTGGTAACCATCACCATGGGTACGATGGGATACCCGCCGAGCCTCGCCGCGGTCTCAGCAGAAGGGTCCGCCGGACTCCTCGACGCGTTCGTCACAGGCCTTCGCTACGCCTACTGGCTCATGGCAGCGATGCTGATAGTGGGTGTGGTCTTTACGTTTGCCGGAACGTCCCCCGACTTCGGCTTGCGGCGAGGCAAGAGGCCACTGGCCGTTAGACGGTCCGATTGA
- a CDS encoding ABC transporter substrate-binding protein gives MLKRTLLIAVLLLSIAVMIAACSSDSGDTEEAAPAPAATTAPAAPAATTAPAAPAMQPTTAPAAPAPAAPSAGTGETVGVNVTDTSRGMVPMPSKYNEAPNLAKLVAAGELPPVDERLPDSPLVMHVAEVGEYGGQWRRVHLGPGDASCNVGRASGRGAMRWAGDGTGVIPHIVKGWESNADGTVWTVSLLPGMKWSDGEPFTSEDWEYAYEVQTDPDIKGALPRWIRQSGDPPVQVVATDDYTVEFRYSAPFYFFEGHMAHGCTPRDFQYAPKHYLKQFNLKYNPDAEKLAEDAGFPSWTQYYLNQEDPRLNPDRPGTSPWIWMNTSADDVIRLVRNPYYPLVDQEGNQLPYIDEIRFQTASGVEPLNLRAAQGEIDFQGRHINFSNFPVLKEGEERGNYTIQMVVDPMGSDIVLYFNITYPGPEGEMISNKDWRIAMSHSLDRHSIKEITMGGQGIVRNALPAADHPFYPGEEYETKFTEYDVDKSNSMLDEVMGPKDGEGFRTLPNGDRFAFKISTMDAFGGYVDGAEQMCAYFEAVGVRCTVDVVERSLLNTQAQANELMSRVHNADLTAELYSIAFHTLPTNPVFGWAADHARWFQSGGDEGTEPPPEIKNLLDIYLEASGVPPERQNEIAREIFAWTIDNQVRLGTVGASGLVSGIVIVNNDLVNVPEWWANRAGLNMPFNSFPDQFWFRNEERRQETQQ, from the coding sequence ATGTTGAAGAGGACTTTGCTGATTGCCGTGCTGTTGTTGTCGATTGCAGTCATGATTGCCGCATGTAGCAGTGACTCGGGTGACACGGAAGAAGCCGCACCCGCTCCAGCAGCTACGACAGCGCCCGCCGCACCCGCCGCCACAACGGCCCCTGCCGCCCCGGCAATGCAGCCGACTACAGCTCCTGCTGCGCCCGCACCGGCTGCTCCTTCTGCCGGAACGGGTGAGACCGTAGGGGTCAACGTAACAGACACCTCTCGAGGCATGGTCCCGATGCCCTCGAAGTACAATGAGGCTCCGAACCTGGCCAAGTTAGTAGCAGCAGGCGAGCTGCCTCCGGTGGACGAGAGACTGCCTGATTCGCCACTGGTGATGCATGTGGCGGAGGTCGGTGAATACGGAGGACAGTGGAGGCGAGTCCACCTGGGGCCCGGTGACGCAAGCTGTAACGTCGGCCGCGCAAGTGGCCGAGGAGCCATGCGTTGGGCCGGAGACGGCACTGGCGTGATTCCCCACATTGTGAAGGGTTGGGAATCGAACGCCGACGGCACCGTGTGGACAGTCAGTCTACTGCCAGGGATGAAGTGGTCCGACGGGGAACCGTTCACTTCTGAAGACTGGGAGTACGCTTACGAAGTTCAGACAGACCCAGACATCAAGGGTGCACTGCCAAGGTGGATCAGGCAGAGTGGAGATCCGCCCGTACAGGTTGTGGCAACCGACGACTATACCGTTGAATTCCGGTACTCGGCGCCTTTCTACTTCTTCGAAGGTCACATGGCACATGGATGCACTCCACGTGACTTCCAGTATGCTCCCAAGCACTACCTGAAGCAATTCAACCTGAAGTACAACCCAGACGCTGAGAAGCTTGCTGAAGACGCCGGCTTCCCAAGCTGGACGCAGTACTATCTCAACCAGGAAGACCCGAGGCTGAACCCTGACCGCCCAGGCACTTCCCCGTGGATCTGGATGAACACTTCGGCTGACGATGTCATCAGACTGGTCCGCAATCCGTACTATCCGCTCGTCGACCAGGAAGGGAACCAGCTTCCATACATCGACGAAATAAGGTTCCAGACTGCCTCCGGTGTCGAGCCGCTGAACTTGCGTGCAGCTCAGGGCGAGATCGACTTCCAGGGCAGGCACATCAACTTCTCCAACTTCCCTGTCCTGAAAGAAGGTGAAGAGAGGGGCAACTACACCATCCAGATGGTGGTCGACCCGATGGGGTCCGACATAGTGCTCTACTTCAACATCACCTATCCCGGGCCTGAAGGAGAGATGATAAGCAACAAGGACTGGCGAATTGCAATGTCCCATTCGCTAGACAGGCACTCCATCAAGGAGATCACCATGGGTGGACAGGGCATCGTAAGAAATGCCTTGCCTGCTGCTGACCATCCCTTCTATCCAGGTGAAGAGTATGAGACGAAGTTCACCGAGTACGATGTGGATAAGTCCAACTCAATGCTTGACGAGGTCATGGGCCCCAAGGATGGCGAGGGCTTCCGTACCCTGCCCAATGGAGACAGGTTCGCATTCAAGATAAGTACGATGGACGCGTTCGGCGGCTACGTCGATGGCGCAGAGCAGATGTGCGCTTACTTCGAAGCGGTCGGAGTACGCTGCACGGTCGACGTCGTTGAGCGGAGCCTGCTGAATACACAAGCCCAAGCCAACGAGCTAATGTCCCGCGTTCACAACGCGGACCTGACGGCAGAGTTGTACAGCATCGCGTTCCACACGCTGCCGACGAACCCAGTGTTCGGATGGGCAGCTGACCACGCACGCTGGTTCCAGAGCGGCGGTGACGAGGGTACAGAACCACCGCCGGAGATCAAGAACCTTCTCGACATATATCTCGAGGCCTCCGGCGTGCCGCCAGAGCGTCAGAATGAAATCGCACGCGAGATCTTTGCCTGGACCATCGATAACCAGGTACGCCTGGGTACGGTGGGAGCCAGCGGGTTGGTCTCGGGCATCGTCATAGTGAACAACGATCTGGTCAACGTACCTGAATGGTGGGCGAACCGGGCCGGGCTGAACATGCCGTTCAACTCATTCCCCGACCAGTTCTGGTTCAGAAACGAAGAACGCAGGCAAGAGACTCAGCAGTAG
- a CDS encoding ABC transporter ATP-binding protein, giving the protein MTNHNDSSPILSVKDLKVYFPIVSGIWRKTRGYVRAVDDLSFQLREGETLGLVGESGCGKTTAGRAILRAVEPTSGEILFRMRDDSVVSTTEASEEELTLIRQEMQLIFQDPFASLNPRMTVFDVVADPLKVNHLARGSELEDQVSEMLMRVGLSPAYMRRYPHAFSGGQRQRVGIARSLVMNPRLVIADEPVSALDVSVQAQILNLMQDLQDEFNLTYLFISHDLSVVQYIAHRVVVMYVGKIVEIAETEKLFTEPKHPYTQALLSSVPVPNPAVRARGQALTGEVANPADPPSGCYFHPRCPFAKDICRTEEPQLTEIEEGQFAKCHFAGELDLPGVPS; this is encoded by the coding sequence GTGACCAACCACAACGATAGTTCGCCGATCCTGTCGGTCAAGGACCTAAAGGTGTACTTCCCGATCGTGTCGGGAATCTGGCGCAAAACGCGGGGTTACGTCCGCGCAGTCGACGACCTCAGTTTTCAATTGCGCGAGGGTGAGACTCTCGGTCTGGTGGGCGAAAGTGGCTGCGGCAAGACCACGGCGGGACGAGCAATTCTCAGGGCAGTCGAACCGACGTCCGGCGAGATCCTCTTTCGTATGCGAGACGACAGTGTGGTCAGCACGACAGAGGCAAGCGAAGAGGAACTGACTCTCATTCGCCAGGAGATGCAGCTCATATTCCAGGACCCGTTCGCATCTCTCAATCCACGGATGACGGTCTTCGACGTCGTGGCCGATCCACTCAAGGTAAATCACCTGGCCAGGGGTTCAGAACTAGAAGACCAGGTGAGCGAGATGCTCATGCGGGTGGGGCTGTCCCCGGCATACATGCGCAGGTACCCTCACGCCTTCAGCGGCGGCCAGCGCCAGCGGGTCGGCATTGCGCGCTCGCTGGTCATGAACCCGCGCCTTGTAATAGCAGATGAACCTGTATCTGCGCTGGACGTCTCTGTCCAGGCACAGATACTGAACCTGATGCAGGATCTTCAGGACGAGTTCAACCTGACCTACCTGTTCATCAGCCACGACCTCAGCGTCGTCCAGTACATCGCACATAGGGTCGTAGTGATGTATGTGGGCAAGATTGTGGAGATCGCGGAGACAGAAAAGCTGTTTACCGAGCCAAAGCACCCTTACACGCAGGCTCTGCTTTCTTCAGTACCGGTGCCGAACCCGGCAGTTCGTGCACGTGGGCAGGCGCTTACAGGTGAAGTAGCTAACCCTGCTGACCCGCCAAGTGGATGTTACTTCCACCCTCGATGTCCCTTCGCCAAGGACATCTGCCGGACGGAGGAGCCACAACTAACCGAGATCGAAGAGGGCCAGTTTGCGAAATGCCACTTCGCGGGTGAGTTGGACCTGCCCGGGGTGCCGTCCTGA
- a CDS encoding VCBS repeat-containing protein: protein MFSSQVRKKRAVGLVLLAAILVLFLAFNRFPKLDVVGEDLDAVTAPQAQCFQGFCIERDPGQSFVTRWFTFSITYLRLVAVGMTFAFVVAGLAEAMLFPPGSGPLFPSGGMFRRTLSGAMAGPVMNLCSACIVPVSSAFRRRGAGIDGAIAMVQGSATMNVPALAMVFFVFTPLLGVSRLVLAVAGALLIGPLVVKTLRGATADDDVELQSALGGLTPDSGSWSDALVEGVRDWAKYSLGYLVRLGPIMVVAGFASGLVLQWISPDIIARFLGNDLQGVAIAATLGILINVPLLFEIPLVALLLLLGMGTAPAATLLFTAAAGGPVTFWGLAKLMPKRGVAMFAGSTWALGAIGGVGVLVIGTFVWTAEASDLQARYGFQRETYAELVHPETATLDRPAFMDVTDDSGIDFLHTRLRFDAVDVGAGSVVFDFNSDTLHDIYVTSNNGPNALYRNNGDGTFTDVAVSAKVDDLGGGTANGACAADYDNDGDPDLYVAHFGPSRFYRNNGDGTFSNISSRALGNVTRLERTTGCAWGDYDRDGFLDLIVVNHTRLSANVDIFGVPVDLVRQDPEFLELHDPLILYHNRGDGTFEDTSTLLGDNTSPTLSGPLGNMWGSGFQPGWVDYDNDGDSDIYVVNDLGDQLHPNVLWRNDGPDNAGGWVFTDVSESSGTGVEMFGMGLAVGDYNLDGNLDLFVTNIGQNILLKNLGPDDGFEVASVEARTGAAATPDGQRVAWGTFFFDYDNDLDEDLYLVSGFLNAQNIENPVEQPNVLLRNNGDGTFTDVSTGSGTEDPGVGRGGVYLDYDNDGCLDIFVSNLRQKAKLLRNVCEVGNNWLEIDLVGSHSNRDGVGARVIVETRNTTLVREVAAGSSQIGQNMMTVHLGLGLARAADSVTIQWPSGKVQVFEDVQANQRVTITEPGD from the coding sequence GTGTTTAGCAGCCAGGTACGGAAGAAGCGCGCCGTGGGGTTGGTGCTGCTTGCTGCAATTCTGGTCCTCTTCCTGGCATTCAATCGCTTCCCGAAATTGGACGTTGTCGGCGAGGACCTTGATGCCGTCACTGCTCCCCAGGCCCAGTGCTTTCAGGGATTCTGTATCGAGCGGGACCCGGGACAATCGTTTGTGACCAGATGGTTCACGTTCTCGATCACCTACCTCAGGCTGGTCGCCGTCGGGATGACCTTCGCGTTCGTGGTTGCGGGCCTGGCAGAGGCCATGCTGTTTCCTCCTGGAAGTGGACCACTGTTCCCATCGGGAGGTATGTTCAGACGCACGTTGAGTGGCGCAATGGCCGGACCTGTCATGAACCTGTGTTCCGCGTGCATCGTCCCGGTGTCGTCGGCCTTCCGCAGACGAGGAGCGGGTATCGATGGGGCGATCGCAATGGTGCAGGGCTCGGCCACCATGAACGTACCTGCCCTGGCAATGGTGTTCTTCGTGTTCACCCCGCTGCTAGGGGTCAGCCGGCTCGTGCTGGCCGTAGCTGGTGCGCTGCTGATCGGTCCACTGGTAGTCAAGACCCTTCGGGGAGCCACTGCGGATGATGATGTCGAACTTCAATCCGCCTTAGGCGGACTCACGCCTGACTCTGGTTCCTGGTCCGATGCCTTGGTAGAAGGCGTTAGGGACTGGGCGAAGTACAGTCTGGGATACCTAGTCCGCCTGGGGCCGATTATGGTTGTGGCCGGATTCGCCAGCGGACTCGTGCTCCAGTGGATCAGCCCCGACATCATCGCCAGATTCCTGGGGAACGACCTTCAGGGCGTGGCGATCGCGGCAACTCTCGGCATCCTGATCAATGTGCCGCTGCTGTTCGAGATTCCGCTCGTAGCGCTTCTGCTGCTACTGGGCATGGGTACCGCCCCCGCCGCCACGCTTCTGTTTACGGCGGCCGCTGGTGGGCCGGTAACGTTCTGGGGACTCGCCAAGCTAATGCCAAAGCGCGGTGTCGCCATGTTCGCCGGATCAACCTGGGCATTGGGCGCCATTGGAGGCGTAGGTGTCCTGGTGATTGGCACATTCGTCTGGACGGCCGAGGCCTCAGACTTGCAGGCCAGGTACGGTTTTCAGAGAGAGACTTATGCAGAACTCGTACACCCCGAGACCGCGACACTCGACAGGCCTGCGTTCATGGATGTAACTGACGACTCGGGCATAGACTTCCTGCACACGCGACTAAGGTTCGATGCGGTCGATGTCGGCGCAGGCTCGGTTGTGTTCGACTTCAATTCCGACACCCTGCACGACATCTACGTCACCAGCAACAATGGACCCAATGCCCTGTATCGAAACAACGGGGATGGGACATTTACAGACGTCGCCGTCTCTGCCAAGGTGGACGATCTTGGAGGAGGGACGGCCAACGGGGCCTGTGCAGCCGACTACGACAACGACGGCGACCCCGACCTCTATGTCGCACACTTTGGCCCCAGCAGGTTCTACCGAAACAACGGGGATGGGACGTTCTCCAACATTAGCAGCCGGGCGCTTGGAAACGTCACGAGGCTGGAGCGCACTACAGGCTGTGCCTGGGGCGACTATGATCGAGACGGGTTCCTGGACCTCATCGTGGTGAACCATACGCGGCTCAGCGCAAACGTTGACATATTCGGCGTTCCGGTCGACCTTGTCCGACAGGATCCTGAGTTCCTCGAGCTGCATGATCCACTGATCCTGTACCACAACAGAGGAGACGGCACCTTTGAAGACACCAGTACCCTGCTGGGGGACAACACCTCACCCACGCTGTCAGGGCCACTGGGAAACATGTGGGGGTCGGGGTTCCAACCCGGTTGGGTCGACTACGACAACGACGGTGACTCCGACATCTACGTGGTCAACGATCTGGGAGACCAACTCCATCCGAATGTGCTCTGGAGGAACGACGGACCTGACAATGCCGGAGGGTGGGTATTCACTGATGTCTCTGAGAGTTCGGGGACGGGAGTCGAGATGTTCGGCATGGGACTGGCAGTTGGCGACTACAACCTTGACGGAAACCTGGACCTGTTCGTAACCAACATTGGCCAGAATATTCTTCTCAAGAACCTGGGGCCCGATGACGGGTTCGAAGTTGCCTCAGTTGAGGCCAGGACCGGGGCGGCTGCTACTCCTGACGGCCAGAGGGTGGCATGGGGCACCTTCTTCTTCGACTATGACAACGACCTCGACGAAGACCTCTACTTGGTAAGCGGCTTTCTCAATGCACAGAATATTGAAAACCCTGTCGAGCAACCCAATGTGTTGCTCAGGAACAACGGAGACGGGACATTTACCGATGTCTCCACCGGCAGCGGCACGGAAGACCCGGGTGTCGGGCGTGGGGGAGTCTACCTGGACTATGATAACGACGGCTGTCTGGACATCTTCGTTTCGAACCTGCGTCAGAAAGCGAAGCTCCTGAGAAATGTCTGCGAAGTTGGCAACAACTGGCTGGAGATCGATCTGGTAGGGAGTCACAGCAATCGTGACGGAGTTGGTGCCCGGGTGATAGTCGAAACACGAAACACAACGCTGGTGCGGGAGGTGGCGGCAGGTTCAAGCCAGATCGGACAAAACATGATGACCGTACACCTCGGGCTGGGTCTAGCTCGTGCCGCAGACTCGGTAACTATCCAATGGCCCAGTGGTAAGGTCCAGGTGTTCGAAGATGTCCAGGCAAATCAACGTGTGACCATTACTGAGCCAGGCGATTGA
- a CDS encoding ABC transporter ATP-binding protein, with the protein MDRGRVLGVVGESGCGKSVLARSIMRIVRPPGRSFEGEIIYNRNTENGTRGDSVDLLDLSPDGTEMRNIRGSEITMVFQEPMVSFSPVHTVGAQIIEGILLHQQVTKEEARETAIEILRRVGIPDPDRIVDEYPFNLSGGMRQRCMIAMALSCNPTLLIADEPTTALDVTTQAQILELMAELQEDFGMAMMLITHNLGVVAQMAEEMIVMYLGKIVERADINTLFSDPKHPYTQELLKSIPQLSRSRQTERLAAISGNVPSPFVRPSGCPFHPRCPQFMEGVCDVLEPPQVSVGVNHTASCLLYADAPAIDEESQ; encoded by the coding sequence ATGGATCGCGGACGTGTGCTTGGCGTTGTCGGAGAGAGCGGTTGTGGCAAGAGCGTGTTGGCACGCTCGATCATGAGGATCGTGAGACCGCCGGGAAGGTCGTTCGAGGGCGAGATCATCTACAACCGGAACACCGAAAACGGGACTCGCGGCGATAGTGTCGACCTGCTCGACCTGTCTCCAGACGGCACCGAGATGCGCAACATCCGCGGCAGTGAAATCACGATGGTATTCCAGGAACCTATGGTCTCATTCAGCCCGGTGCATACTGTGGGCGCTCAGATCATCGAGGGAATACTCCTCCATCAGCAGGTCACCAAGGAAGAAGCAAGGGAAACGGCAATTGAGATTCTGAGGCGTGTTGGGATTCCCGATCCTGACCGGATCGTGGATGAGTACCCCTTCAACCTGAGCGGCGGCATGAGGCAGCGCTGCATGATCGCCATGGCGCTATCCTGCAACCCTACGCTTCTCATCGCGGATGAGCCCACAACAGCTCTGGATGTGACCACCCAAGCCCAGATCCTGGAGCTCATGGCTGAGCTGCAGGAGGACTTCGGCATGGCGATGATGCTGATTACGCATAACCTGGGCGTTGTGGCTCAGATGGCCGAAGAGATGATCGTCATGTACCTGGGCAAGATCGTCGAACGGGCCGATATCAACACCCTGTTCAGCGATCCCAAGCACCCGTACACACAAGAACTGCTCAAGTCCATTCCTCAACTCAGCAGGTCCAGGCAGACTGAACGGTTGGCGGCGATTAGTGGAAACGTCCCGTCGCCGTTCGTCAGGCCCTCTGGCTGCCCGTTCCACCCACGATGCCCTCAATTCATGGAAGGCGTCTGTGACGTGCTCGAGCCGCCGCAGGTGTCAGTTGGCGTGAACCACACGGCTAGCTGCCTGCTGTACGCAGATGCTCCCGCGATCGACGAGGAGTCGCAGTAG